A stretch of the Panicum virgatum strain AP13 chromosome 9N, P.virgatum_v5, whole genome shotgun sequence genome encodes the following:
- the LOC120688214 gene encoding zinc finger CCCH domain-containing protein 24 isoform X1 has product MMNSMPISASPAAGIDGGAVAAGTPRKNATAAAAVAEMARHLTVDTDDAFAGLLELAADDDAEGLRRALERAPPAAADEAGLWYGRRKVLEHRTPLMVAATYGSLAALRLLVSLPSVDVNRRSGTDGTTALHCVASGGSRTVVEAVKLLLGAGADADATDDSGRRPADVISVPPKMFDAKFALQDLLGCPKPEHGMLRVVTRSTNSISSPVSSPTAEDARSPSAAVMMTAKFADLPRVATSEKKEYPVDPSLPDIKNSIYASDEFRMYSFKIRPCSRAYSHDWTECPFVHPGENARRRDPRKYHYSCVPCPDFRKGVCRRGDMCEYAHGVFECWLHPAQYRTRLCKDGTSCNRRVCFFAHTTDELRPLYVSTGSAVPSPRASATAAMEMAAAMGLMPGSPSSVSAVMSPFTPPMSPSGNGMLPSLGWQQPNVPTLHLPGSSLQSSRLRTSLSARDMPADDYSLMQDLDSQLMNDLCYSRLSSSTGNHSARTKSLNPSNLDDLFSAEMVSSPRYSNADQGAMFSPSHKAAILNQFQQQQQALLSPINTGVYSPKAMDNQQLPSHSSLLQASLGISSPGRMSPRCVESGSPMNSHLAAALAQREKQQQQTMRSLSSRDLGPSAARASALVGSPLSSSWSKWGSPSGTPDWGVNGEELGKLRRSSSFELRFGGDDPDLSWVHTLVKESPPEKQVTTAESINSVGPSPLMPPGMNNGEGSGLSTQLDGHDQAAVIGALLEQMQLDQQIGSLAT; this is encoded by the coding sequence ATGATGAACAGCATGCCGATCTCTGCGTCCCCTGCGGCAGgaatcgacggcggcgcggtggcggccggcacgCCCAGGAAGaatgccacggcggcggccgctgtcGCCGAGATGGCGAGGCATCTCACCGTCGACACGGATGACGCCTTCGCCGGCCTGCTGGAGCTCGCCGCTGACGATGACGCGGAGGGGCTGCGCCGCGCGCTGGAgcgcgccccgccggccgctgccgaTGAGgccggcctctggtatggccgCCGGAAGGTTCTGGAGCATCGCACCCCGCTGATGGTTGCCGCCACCTACGGGAGCCTCGCTGCGCTCCGCCTGCTGGTTTCTCTCCCATCCGTCGACGTCAACCGCCGCTCCGGCACCGACGGCACCACTGCTCTCCACTGCGTCGCCTCTGGTGGCTCACGGACGGTGGTTGAGGCCGTCAAGCTGCTGCTCGGTGCAGGGGCAGATGCTGATGCCACGGATGACTCTGGGCGCCGTCCAGCTGATGTGATCTCTGTGCCGCCGAAGATGTTTGACGCCAAGTTTGCCCTCCAAGATCTTCTTGGATGCCCGAAGCCTGAGCATGGCATGCTCCGGGTGGTGACAAGGTCCACCAACTCAATCTCATCACCCGTTTCATCCCCCACTGCAGAGGATGCACGCTCTCCATCTGCTGCTGTGATGATGACGGCAAAGTTTGCTGACCTGCCTAGGGTTGCGACATCGGAGAAGAAGGAATATCCAGTGGATCCATCCCTTCCAGATATCAAGAACAGCATCTATGCCTCTGATGAGTTCCGCATGTACTCATTCAAGATCCGCCCTTGTTCGCGGGCATACTCACATGACTGGACCGAGTGCCCCTTTGTCCACCCAGGAGAGAATGCTCGGCGCCGGGACCCCCGCAAGTACCACTACAGTTGTGTGCCATGCCCAGACTTCAGGAAAGGCGTGTGCCGGCGCGGTGACATGTGTGAGTATGCTCATGGAGTATTTGAGTGCTGGCTCCATCCAGCACAGTACCGTACACGGCTTTGCAAGGATGGTACAAGCTGTAACCGGCGTGTCTGTTTCTTTGCCCACACAACTGATGAGCTCCGCCCACTGTATGTATCCACTGGATCTGCTGTACCATCCCCGAGGGCTTCAGCAACAGCTGCAATGGAGATGGCTGCAGCTATGGGCTTGATGCCTGGTTCCCCATCATCTGTTTCAGCAGTAATGTCTCCGTTTACGCCACCGATGTCCCCTTCAGGCAATGGGATGCTCCCTTCATTGGGGTGGCAGCAGCCAAATGTTCCAACATTACACCTTCCTGGCAGCAGCCTTCAGTCAAGCAGGCTCCGAACGTCACTTAGTGCAAGGGATATGCCTGCCGATGACTACTCCCTGATGCAGGATCTTGATTCACAGCTTATGAATGATCTGTGCTATTCACGTCTCAGTTCATCCACAGGGAACCACTCTGCCCGAACCAAGTCCCTGAATCCGTCAAACCTGGATGATCTCTTCTCTGCCGAGATGGTCTCATCCCCGAGGTATAGTAATGCTGACCAGGGTGCTATGTTTTCACCTTCTCACAAGGCGGCTATCCTGAATcagttccagcagcagcagcaagcactGCTTTCTCCAATCAACACTGGAGTATATTCACCAAAGGCTATGGACAACCAGCAGTTGCCTTCACACTCATCCCTGTTGCAAGCATCACTTGGGATATCCTCCCCTGGCCGGATGTCTCCACGGTGTGTCGAATCTGGTTCCCCAATGAACTCCCACCTAGCTGCTGCTCTTGCTCAGCGTGagaaacagcagcagcagacaatGAGGAGTCTCAGTTCTCGTGACCTTGGGCCTAGTGCAGCACGAGCATCAGCTCTTGTTGGCTCCCCTCTAAGCTCATCATGGTCCAAGTGGGGGTCTCCTTCAGGGACACCAGATTGGGGTGTAAATGGTGAAGAATTGGGTAAGCTCCGCCGCTCATCGTCCTTTGAGCTGAGGTTTGGTGGTGATGACCCTGATCTCTCTTGGGTACATACACTGGTTAAAGAATCTCCACCAGAGAAGCAAGTTACCACGGCTGAATCCATTAACTCTGTTGGACCCTCACCGCTAATGCCTCCCGGCATGAACAATGGTGAAGGTTCTGGTCTGAGCACACAGCTTGATGGACATGACCAAGCTGCGGTTATAGGAGCATTGCTTGAGCAGATGCAGCTTGATCAGCAGATTGGTAGTCTAGCAACATAG
- the LOC120688214 gene encoding zinc finger CCCH domain-containing protein 24 isoform X2, giving the protein MMNSMPISASPAAGIDGGAVAAGTPRKNATAAAAVAEMARHLTVDTDDAFAGLLELAADDDAEGLRRALERAPPAAADEAGLWYGRRKVLEHRTPLMVAATYGSLAALRLLVSLPSVDVNRRSGTDGTTALHCVASGGSRTVVEAVKLLLGAGADADATDDSGRRPADVISVPPKMFDAKFALQDLLGCPKPEHGMLRVVTRVATSEKKEYPVDPSLPDIKNSIYASDEFRMYSFKIRPCSRAYSHDWTECPFVHPGENARRRDPRKYHYSCVPCPDFRKGVCRRGDMCEYAHGVFECWLHPAQYRTRLCKDGTSCNRRVCFFAHTTDELRPLYVSTGSAVPSPRASATAAMEMAAAMGLMPGSPSSVSAVMSPFTPPMSPSGNGMLPSLGWQQPNVPTLHLPGSSLQSSRLRTSLSARDMPADDYSLMQDLDSQLMNDLCYSRLSSSTGNHSARTKSLNPSNLDDLFSAEMVSSPRYSNADQGAMFSPSHKAAILNQFQQQQQALLSPINTGVYSPKAMDNQQLPSHSSLLQASLGISSPGRMSPRCVESGSPMNSHLAAALAQREKQQQQTMRSLSSRDLGPSAARASALVGSPLSSSWSKWGSPSGTPDWGVNGEELGKLRRSSSFELRFGGDDPDLSWVHTLVKESPPEKQVTTAESINSVGPSPLMPPGMNNGEGSGLSTQLDGHDQAAVIGALLEQMQLDQQIGSLAT; this is encoded by the exons ATGATGAACAGCATGCCGATCTCTGCGTCCCCTGCGGCAGgaatcgacggcggcgcggtggcggccggcacgCCCAGGAAGaatgccacggcggcggccgctgtcGCCGAGATGGCGAGGCATCTCACCGTCGACACGGATGACGCCTTCGCCGGCCTGCTGGAGCTCGCCGCTGACGATGACGCGGAGGGGCTGCGCCGCGCGCTGGAgcgcgccccgccggccgctgccgaTGAGgccggcctctggtatggccgCCGGAAGGTTCTGGAGCATCGCACCCCGCTGATGGTTGCCGCCACCTACGGGAGCCTCGCTGCGCTCCGCCTGCTGGTTTCTCTCCCATCCGTCGACGTCAACCGCCGCTCCGGCACCGACGGCACCACTGCTCTCCACTGCGTCGCCTCTGGTGGCTCACGGACGGTGGTTGAGGCCGTCAAGCTGCTGCTCGGTGCAGGGGCAGATGCTGATGCCACGGATGACTCTGGGCGCCGTCCAGCTGATGTGATCTCTGTGCCGCCGAAGATGTTTGACGCCAAGTTTGCCCTCCAAGATCTTCTTGGATGCCCGAAGCCTGAGCATGGCATGCTCCGGGTGGTGACAAG GGTTGCGACATCGGAGAAGAAGGAATATCCAGTGGATCCATCCCTTCCAGATATCAAGAACAGCATCTATGCCTCTGATGAGTTCCGCATGTACTCATTCAAGATCCGCCCTTGTTCGCGGGCATACTCACATGACTGGACCGAGTGCCCCTTTGTCCACCCAGGAGAGAATGCTCGGCGCCGGGACCCCCGCAAGTACCACTACAGTTGTGTGCCATGCCCAGACTTCAGGAAAGGCGTGTGCCGGCGCGGTGACATGTGTGAGTATGCTCATGGAGTATTTGAGTGCTGGCTCCATCCAGCACAGTACCGTACACGGCTTTGCAAGGATGGTACAAGCTGTAACCGGCGTGTCTGTTTCTTTGCCCACACAACTGATGAGCTCCGCCCACTGTATGTATCCACTGGATCTGCTGTACCATCCCCGAGGGCTTCAGCAACAGCTGCAATGGAGATGGCTGCAGCTATGGGCTTGATGCCTGGTTCCCCATCATCTGTTTCAGCAGTAATGTCTCCGTTTACGCCACCGATGTCCCCTTCAGGCAATGGGATGCTCCCTTCATTGGGGTGGCAGCAGCCAAATGTTCCAACATTACACCTTCCTGGCAGCAGCCTTCAGTCAAGCAGGCTCCGAACGTCACTTAGTGCAAGGGATATGCCTGCCGATGACTACTCCCTGATGCAGGATCTTGATTCACAGCTTATGAATGATCTGTGCTATTCACGTCTCAGTTCATCCACAGGGAACCACTCTGCCCGAACCAAGTCCCTGAATCCGTCAAACCTGGATGATCTCTTCTCTGCCGAGATGGTCTCATCCCCGAGGTATAGTAATGCTGACCAGGGTGCTATGTTTTCACCTTCTCACAAGGCGGCTATCCTGAATcagttccagcagcagcagcaagcactGCTTTCTCCAATCAACACTGGAGTATATTCACCAAAGGCTATGGACAACCAGCAGTTGCCTTCACACTCATCCCTGTTGCAAGCATCACTTGGGATATCCTCCCCTGGCCGGATGTCTCCACGGTGTGTCGAATCTGGTTCCCCAATGAACTCCCACCTAGCTGCTGCTCTTGCTCAGCGTGagaaacagcagcagcagacaatGAGGAGTCTCAGTTCTCGTGACCTTGGGCCTAGTGCAGCACGAGCATCAGCTCTTGTTGGCTCCCCTCTAAGCTCATCATGGTCCAAGTGGGGGTCTCCTTCAGGGACACCAGATTGGGGTGTAAATGGTGAAGAATTGGGTAAGCTCCGCCGCTCATCGTCCTTTGAGCTGAGGTTTGGTGGTGATGACCCTGATCTCTCTTGGGTACATACACTGGTTAAAGAATCTCCACCAGAGAAGCAAGTTACCACGGCTGAATCCATTAACTCTGTTGGACCCTCACCGCTAATGCCTCCCGGCATGAACAATGGTGAAGGTTCTGGTCTGAGCACACAGCTTGATGGACATGACCAAGCTGCGGTTATAGGAGCATTGCTTGAGCAGATGCAGCTTGATCAGCAGATTGGTAGTCTAGCAACATAG